A single Pan troglodytes isolate AG18354 chromosome 19, NHGRI_mPanTro3-v2.0_pri, whole genome shotgun sequence DNA region contains:
- the RND2 gene encoding rho-related GTP-binding protein RhoN isoform X1, with translation MEGQSGRCKIVVVGDAECGKTALLQVFAKDAYPGSYVPTVFENYTASFEIDKRRIELNMWDTSGSSYYDNVRPLAYPDSDAVLICFDISRPETLDSVLKKWQGETQEFCPNAKVVLVGCKLDMRTDLATLRELSKQRLIPVTHEQGTVLAKQVGAVSYVECSSRSSERSVRDVFHVATVASLGRGHRQLRRTDSRRGMQRSAQLSGRPDRGNEGEIHKDRAKSCNLIYSHTSNL, from the exons ATGGAGGGGCAGAGCGGCCGCTGCAAGATCGTGGTGGTGGGAGACGCAGAGTGCGGCAAGACGGCGCTGCTGCAGGTGTTCGCCAAGGACGCCTATCCCGGG AGTTATGTCCCCACCGTGTTTGAGAACTACACCGCGAGCTTTGAGATCGACAAGCGCCGCATTGAGCTCAACATGTGGGACACTTCAG GTTCCTCTTACTATGATAATGTCCGGCCTCTGGCCTATCCTGATTCTGATGCTGTGCTCATCTGCTTCGACATTAGCCGACCAGAAACACTGGACAGTGTTCTCAAGAAG TGGCAAGGAGAGACTCAAGAGTTCTGCCCCAATGCCAAGGTTGTGCTGGTTGGCTGTAAACTGGACATGCGGACTGACCTGGCCACACTGAGGGAGCTGTCCAAGCAGAGGCTTATCCCTGTTACACATGAGCAG GGCACTGTGCTGGCCAAGCAGGTGGGGGCTGTGTCCTATGTTGAGTGCTCCTCCCGGTCCTCTGAGCGCAGCGTCAGGGATGTCTTCCACGTGGCTACAGTGGCCTCCCTTGGCCGTGGCCATAGGCAGCTGCGCCGAACTGACTCACGCCGGGGAATGCAGCGATCCGCTCAGCTGTCAGGACGGCCAGACCGGGGGAATGAGGGCGAGATACACAAGGATCGAGCCAAAAGCTGCAACCTCAT CTATTCTCACACATCTAACCTCTAG
- the RND2 gene encoding rho-related GTP-binding protein RhoN isoform X2 produces the protein MEGQSGRCKIVVVGDAECGKTALLQVFAKDAYPGSYVPTVFENYTASFEIDKRRIELNMWDTSGSSYYDNVRPLAYPDSDAVLICFDISRPETLDSVLKKWQGETQEFCPNAKVVLVGCKLDMRTDLATLRELSKQRLIPVTHEQGTVLAKQVGAVSYVECSSRSSERSVRDVFHVATVASLGRGHRQLRRTDSRRGMQRSAQLSGRPDRGNEGEIHKDRAKSCNLM, from the exons ATGGAGGGGCAGAGCGGCCGCTGCAAGATCGTGGTGGTGGGAGACGCAGAGTGCGGCAAGACGGCGCTGCTGCAGGTGTTCGCCAAGGACGCCTATCCCGGG AGTTATGTCCCCACCGTGTTTGAGAACTACACCGCGAGCTTTGAGATCGACAAGCGCCGCATTGAGCTCAACATGTGGGACACTTCAG GTTCCTCTTACTATGATAATGTCCGGCCTCTGGCCTATCCTGATTCTGATGCTGTGCTCATCTGCTTCGACATTAGCCGACCAGAAACACTGGACAGTGTTCTCAAGAAG TGGCAAGGAGAGACTCAAGAGTTCTGCCCCAATGCCAAGGTTGTGCTGGTTGGCTGTAAACTGGACATGCGGACTGACCTGGCCACACTGAGGGAGCTGTCCAAGCAGAGGCTTATCCCTGTTACACATGAGCAG GGCACTGTGCTGGCCAAGCAGGTGGGGGCTGTGTCCTATGTTGAGTGCTCCTCCCGGTCCTCTGAGCGCAGCGTCAGGGATGTCTTCCACGTGGCTACAGTGGCCTCCCTTGGCCGTGGCCATAGGCAGCTGCGCCGAACTGACTCACGCCGGGGAATGCAGCGATCCGCTCAGCTGTCAGGACGGCCAGACCGGGGGAATGAGGGCGAGATACACAAGGATCGAGCCAAAAGCTGCAACCTCATGTGA
- the RND2 gene encoding rho-related GTP-binding protein RhoN isoform X4, with translation MEGQSGRCKIVVVGDAECGKTALLQVFAKDAYPGSYVPTVFENYTASFEIDKRRIELNMWDTSGSSYYDNVRPLAYPDSDAVLICFDISRPETLDSVLKKWQGETQEFCPNAKVVLVGCKLDMRTDLATLRELSKQRLIPVTHEQGTVLAKQVGAVSYVECSSRSSERSVRDVFHVATVASLGRGHRQLRRTDSRRGMQRSAQLSGRPDRGNEGEIHKDRAKSCNLIHGLALSPRLEYSGVIMAH, from the exons ATGGAGGGGCAGAGCGGCCGCTGCAAGATCGTGGTGGTGGGAGACGCAGAGTGCGGCAAGACGGCGCTGCTGCAGGTGTTCGCCAAGGACGCCTATCCCGGG AGTTATGTCCCCACCGTGTTTGAGAACTACACCGCGAGCTTTGAGATCGACAAGCGCCGCATTGAGCTCAACATGTGGGACACTTCAG GTTCCTCTTACTATGATAATGTCCGGCCTCTGGCCTATCCTGATTCTGATGCTGTGCTCATCTGCTTCGACATTAGCCGACCAGAAACACTGGACAGTGTTCTCAAGAAG TGGCAAGGAGAGACTCAAGAGTTCTGCCCCAATGCCAAGGTTGTGCTGGTTGGCTGTAAACTGGACATGCGGACTGACCTGGCCACACTGAGGGAGCTGTCCAAGCAGAGGCTTATCCCTGTTACACATGAGCAG GGCACTGTGCTGGCCAAGCAGGTGGGGGCTGTGTCCTATGTTGAGTGCTCCTCCCGGTCCTCTGAGCGCAGCGTCAGGGATGTCTTCCACGTGGCTACAGTGGCCTCCCTTGGCCGTGGCCATAGGCAGCTGCGCCGAACTGACTCACGCCGGGGAATGCAGCGATCCGCTCAGCTGTCAGGACGGCCAGACCGGGGGAATGAGGGCGAGATACACAAGGATCGAGCCAAAAGCTGCAACCTCAT
- the RND2 gene encoding rho-related GTP-binding protein RhoN isoform X3, whose product MGMGTRSYVPTVFENYTASFEIDKRRIELNMWDTSGSSYYDNVRPLAYPDSDAVLICFDISRPETLDSVLKKWQGETQEFCPNAKVVLVGCKLDMRTDLATLRELSKQRLIPVTHEQGTVLAKQVGAVSYVECSSRSSERSVRDVFHVATVASLGRGHRQLRRTDSRRGMQRSAQLSGRPDRGNEGEIHKDRAKSCNLIHGLALSPRLEYSGVIMAH is encoded by the exons ATGGGAATGGGTACTCGG AGTTATGTCCCCACCGTGTTTGAGAACTACACCGCGAGCTTTGAGATCGACAAGCGCCGCATTGAGCTCAACATGTGGGACACTTCAG GTTCCTCTTACTATGATAATGTCCGGCCTCTGGCCTATCCTGATTCTGATGCTGTGCTCATCTGCTTCGACATTAGCCGACCAGAAACACTGGACAGTGTTCTCAAGAAG TGGCAAGGAGAGACTCAAGAGTTCTGCCCCAATGCCAAGGTTGTGCTGGTTGGCTGTAAACTGGACATGCGGACTGACCTGGCCACACTGAGGGAGCTGTCCAAGCAGAGGCTTATCCCTGTTACACATGAGCAG GGCACTGTGCTGGCCAAGCAGGTGGGGGCTGTGTCCTATGTTGAGTGCTCCTCCCGGTCCTCTGAGCGCAGCGTCAGGGATGTCTTCCACGTGGCTACAGTGGCCTCCCTTGGCCGTGGCCATAGGCAGCTGCGCCGAACTGACTCACGCCGGGGAATGCAGCGATCCGCTCAGCTGTCAGGACGGCCAGACCGGGGGAATGAGGGCGAGATACACAAGGATCGAGCCAAAAGCTGCAACCTCAT
- the VAT1 gene encoding synaptic vesicle membrane protein VAT-1 homolog (The RefSeq protein has 1 substitution compared to this genomic sequence) produces the protein MSSEREVAEAATGEDASSPPPKTEAASDPQQPAASEGAAATAASPPLLRCLVLTGFGGYDKVKLQSRPAAPPAPGPGQLTLRLRACGLNFADLMARQGLYDRLPPLPVTPGMGGAGVVIAVGEGVSDRKAGDRVMVLNRSGMWQEEVTVPSVQTFLMPEAMTFEEAAALLVNYITAYMVLFDFGNLRPGHSVLVHMAAGGVGMAAVQLCRTVENVTVFGTASASKHEALKENGVTHPIDYHTTDYVDEIKKISPKGVDIVMDPLGGSDTAKGYNLLKPMGKVVTYGMANLLTGPKRNLMALARTWWNQFSVTALQLLQANRAVCGFHLGYLDGEVELVSGVVARLLALYNQGHIRPHIDSVWPFEKVADAMKQMQEKKNVGKVLLVPGPEKEN, from the exons ATGTCCTCCGAGAGAGAGGTAGCCGAGGCAGCGACCGGGGAAGACGCCTCTTCGCCGCCTCCGAAAACCGAGGCAGCGAGCGACCCCCAGCAGCCCGCGGCCTCCGAAGGGGCCGCAGCCACCGCCGCCTCGCCGCCACTGCTGCGCTGCCTAGTGCTCACCGGCTTTGGAGGCTACGACAAGGTGAAGCTGCAGAGCCGGCCGGCAGCGCCCCCGGCCCCTGGGCCCGGCCAGCTGACGCTGCGTCTGCGGGCCTGCGGGCTCAACTTCGCAGACCTCATGGCTAGGCAGGGGCTGTACGACCGTCTCCCGCCGCTGCCTGTCACTCCGGGCATGGAGGGCGCGGGTGTTGTGATCGCAGTGGGCGAGGGAGTCAGCGACCGCAAG GCAGGAGACCGGGTGATGGTGTTGAACCGGTCAGGGATGTGGCAGGAAGAGGTGACTGTGCCCTCGGTCCAGACCTTCCTGATGCCTGAGGCCATGACCTTTGAGGAAGCTGCTGCCTTGCTCGTCAATTACATTACAGCCTACATGGTCCTCTTTGACTTCGGCAACCTACGGCCTGGCCACAGCGTCTTGGTACACATGGCTGCAG GGGGTGTGGGTATGGCTGCCGTGCAGCTGTGCCGTACAGTGGAGAATGTGACAGTGTTCGGAACGGCCTCGGCCAGCAAGCACGAGGCACTGAAGGAGAATGGGGTCACACATCCCATCGACTATCACACGACTGACTACGTGGATGAGATCAAGAAGATTTCCCCTAAAG GAGTGGACATTGTCATGGACCCTCTGGGTGGGTCAGATACTGCCAAGGGCTACAACCTCCTGAAACCCATGGGCAAAGTCGTCACCTATG GAATGGCCAACCTGCTGACGGGCCCCAAACGGAACCTGATGGCCCTGGCCCGGACATGGTGGAATCAGTTCAGCGTGACAGCTCTGCAGCTGCTGCAGGCCAACCGGGCTGTGTGTGGCTTCCACCTGGGCTACCTGGATGGTGAGGTGGAGCTGGTCAGTGGTGTGGTGGCCCGCCTCCTGGCTCTGTACAACCAGGGCCACATCAGGCCCCACATTGACTCAGTCTGGCCCTTCGAGAAG gTGGCTGATGCCATGAAACAGATGCAGGAGAAGAAGAATGTGGGCAAGGTCCTCCTGGTTCCAGGGCCAGAGAAGGAGAACTAG
- the IFI35 gene encoding interferon-induced 35 kDa protein isoform X3, giving the protein MRLWDLQQLRKELRDSPKDKVPFSVPKIPLVFRGHTQQDPEVPKSLVSNLRIHCPLLAGSALITFDDPKVAEQVLQQKEHTINMEECRLRVQVQPLELPMVTTIQVMVSSQLSGRRVLVTGFPASLRLSEEELLDKLEIFFGKTRNGGGDVDVRELLPGSVMLGFARDGVAQRLCQVGQFRVPLGGQQVPLRVSPYVNGEIQKAEIRSQPVPRSVLVLNIPDILDGPELHDVLEIHFQKPTRGGGEVEALTVVPQGQQGLAVFTSESG; this is encoded by the exons ATGAGGCTGTGGGACCTGCAGCAGCTGAGAAAGGAGCTCAGGGACTCCCCCAAAGACAAG GTCCCATTTTCAGTGCCCAAGATCCCCCTGGTATTCCGAGGACACACCCAGCAGGACCCGGAAGTGCCTAAGTCTTTAGTTTCCAATTTGCGGATCCACTGCCCTCTGCTTGCGGGCTCTGCTCTGATCACCTTTGATGACCCCAAAG TGGCTGAGCAGGTGCTGCAACAAAAGGAGCACACGATCAACATGGAGGAGTGCCGGCTGCGGGTGCAGGTCCAGCCCTTGGAGCTGCCCATGGTCACCACCATCCAGGTGATG GTGTCCAGCCAGTTGAGTGGCCGGAGGGTGTTGGTCACTGGATTTCCTGCCAGCCTCAGGCTGAGTGAGGAGGAGCTGCTGGACAAGCTAGAGATCTTCTTTGGCAAGACTAGGAACGGAGGTGGCGATGTGGATGTTCGGGAGCTACTGCCAGGGAGTGTCATGCTGGGGTTTGCTAGGGATGGAG TGGCTCAGCGTCTGTGCCAAGTTGGCCAGTTCAGAGTGCCACTGGGTGGGCAGCAAGTCCCTCTGAGAGTCTCTCCGTATGTGAATGGGGAGAtccagaaggctgag ATCAGGTCGCAGCCAGTTCCCCGCTCGGTACTGGTGCTCAACATTCCTGATATCTTGGATGGCCCGGAGCTGCACGACGTCCTGGAGATCCACTTCCAGAAGCCCACCCGCGGGGGCGGGGAGGTAGAGGCCCTGACAGTCGTACCCCAGGGACAGCAGGGCCTAGCAGTCTTCACCTCTGAGTCAGGCTAG
- the IFI35 gene encoding interferon-induced 35 kDa protein isoform X2, translated as MSAPLDAALHALQEEQARLKMRLWDLQQLRKELRDSPKDKVPFSVPKIPLVFRGHTQQDPEVPKSLVSNLRIHCPLLAGSALITFDDPKVAEQVLQQKEHTINMEECRLRVQVQPLELPMVTTIQVSSQLSGRRVLVTGFPASLRLSEEELLDKLEIFFGKTRNGGGDVDVRELLPGSVMLGFARDGVAQRLCQVGQFRVPLGGQQVPLRVSPYVNGEIQKAEIRSQPVPRSVLVLNIPDILDGPELHDVLEIHFQKPTRGGGEVEALTVVPQGQQGLAVFTSESG; from the exons GCCCTCCACGCCCTTCAGGAGGAGCAGGCCAGACTCAAGATGAGGCTGTGGGACCTGCAGCAGCTGAGAAAGGAGCTCAGGGACTCCCCCAAAGACAAG GTCCCATTTTCAGTGCCCAAGATCCCCCTGGTATTCCGAGGACACACCCAGCAGGACCCGGAAGTGCCTAAGTCTTTAGTTTCCAATTTGCGGATCCACTGCCCTCTGCTTGCGGGCTCTGCTCTGATCACCTTTGATGACCCCAAAG TGGCTGAGCAGGTGCTGCAACAAAAGGAGCACACGATCAACATGGAGGAGTGCCGGCTGCGGGTGCAGGTCCAGCCCTTGGAGCTGCCCATGGTCACCACCATCCAG GTGTCCAGCCAGTTGAGTGGCCGGAGGGTGTTGGTCACTGGATTTCCTGCCAGCCTCAGGCTGAGTGAGGAGGAGCTGCTGGACAAGCTAGAGATCTTCTTTGGCAAGACTAGGAACGGAGGTGGCGATGTGGATGTTCGGGAGCTACTGCCAGGGAGTGTCATGCTGGGGTTTGCTAGGGATGGAG TGGCTCAGCGTCTGTGCCAAGTTGGCCAGTTCAGAGTGCCACTGGGTGGGCAGCAAGTCCCTCTGAGAGTCTCTCCGTATGTGAATGGGGAGAtccagaaggctgag ATCAGGTCGCAGCCAGTTCCCCGCTCGGTACTGGTGCTCAACATTCCTGATATCTTGGATGGCCCGGAGCTGCACGACGTCCTGGAGATCCACTTCCAGAAGCCCACCCGCGGGGGCGGGGAGGTAGAGGCCCTGACAGTCGTACCCCAGGGACAGCAGGGCCTAGCAGTCTTCACCTCTGAGTCAGGCTAG
- the IFI35 gene encoding interferon-induced 35 kDa protein isoform X1: MSAPLDAALHALQEEQARLKMRLWDLQQLRKELRDSPKDKVPFSVPKIPLVFRGHTQQDPEVPKSLVSNLRIHCPLLAGSALITFDDPKVAEQVLQQKEHTINMEECRLRVQVQPLELPMVTTIQVMVSSQLSGRRVLVTGFPASLRLSEEELLDKLEIFFGKTRNGGGDVDVRELLPGSVMLGFARDGVAQRLCQVGQFRVPLGGQQVPLRVSPYVNGEIQKAEIRSQPVPRSVLVLNIPDILDGPELHDVLEIHFQKPTRGGGEVEALTVVPQGQQGLAVFTSESG; encoded by the exons GCCCTCCACGCCCTTCAGGAGGAGCAGGCCAGACTCAAGATGAGGCTGTGGGACCTGCAGCAGCTGAGAAAGGAGCTCAGGGACTCCCCCAAAGACAAG GTCCCATTTTCAGTGCCCAAGATCCCCCTGGTATTCCGAGGACACACCCAGCAGGACCCGGAAGTGCCTAAGTCTTTAGTTTCCAATTTGCGGATCCACTGCCCTCTGCTTGCGGGCTCTGCTCTGATCACCTTTGATGACCCCAAAG TGGCTGAGCAGGTGCTGCAACAAAAGGAGCACACGATCAACATGGAGGAGTGCCGGCTGCGGGTGCAGGTCCAGCCCTTGGAGCTGCCCATGGTCACCACCATCCAGGTGATG GTGTCCAGCCAGTTGAGTGGCCGGAGGGTGTTGGTCACTGGATTTCCTGCCAGCCTCAGGCTGAGTGAGGAGGAGCTGCTGGACAAGCTAGAGATCTTCTTTGGCAAGACTAGGAACGGAGGTGGCGATGTGGATGTTCGGGAGCTACTGCCAGGGAGTGTCATGCTGGGGTTTGCTAGGGATGGAG TGGCTCAGCGTCTGTGCCAAGTTGGCCAGTTCAGAGTGCCACTGGGTGGGCAGCAAGTCCCTCTGAGAGTCTCTCCGTATGTGAATGGGGAGAtccagaaggctgag ATCAGGTCGCAGCCAGTTCCCCGCTCGGTACTGGTGCTCAACATTCCTGATATCTTGGATGGCCCGGAGCTGCACGACGTCCTGGAGATCCACTTCCAGAAGCCCACCCGCGGGGGCGGGGAGGTAGAGGCCCTGACAGTCGTACCCCAGGGACAGCAGGGCCTAGCAGTCTTCACCTCTGAGTCAGGCTAG
- the IFI35 gene encoding interferon-induced 35 kDa protein isoform X4 produces the protein MRLWDLQQLRKELRDSPKDKVPFSVPKIPLVFRGHTQQDPEVPKSLVSNLRIHCPLLAGSALITFDDPKVAEQVLQQKEHTINMEECRLRVQVQPLELPMVTTIQVSSQLSGRRVLVTGFPASLRLSEEELLDKLEIFFGKTRNGGGDVDVRELLPGSVMLGFARDGVAQRLCQVGQFRVPLGGQQVPLRVSPYVNGEIQKAEIRSQPVPRSVLVLNIPDILDGPELHDVLEIHFQKPTRGGGEVEALTVVPQGQQGLAVFTSESG, from the exons ATGAGGCTGTGGGACCTGCAGCAGCTGAGAAAGGAGCTCAGGGACTCCCCCAAAGACAAG GTCCCATTTTCAGTGCCCAAGATCCCCCTGGTATTCCGAGGACACACCCAGCAGGACCCGGAAGTGCCTAAGTCTTTAGTTTCCAATTTGCGGATCCACTGCCCTCTGCTTGCGGGCTCTGCTCTGATCACCTTTGATGACCCCAAAG TGGCTGAGCAGGTGCTGCAACAAAAGGAGCACACGATCAACATGGAGGAGTGCCGGCTGCGGGTGCAGGTCCAGCCCTTGGAGCTGCCCATGGTCACCACCATCCAG GTGTCCAGCCAGTTGAGTGGCCGGAGGGTGTTGGTCACTGGATTTCCTGCCAGCCTCAGGCTGAGTGAGGAGGAGCTGCTGGACAAGCTAGAGATCTTCTTTGGCAAGACTAGGAACGGAGGTGGCGATGTGGATGTTCGGGAGCTACTGCCAGGGAGTGTCATGCTGGGGTTTGCTAGGGATGGAG TGGCTCAGCGTCTGTGCCAAGTTGGCCAGTTCAGAGTGCCACTGGGTGGGCAGCAAGTCCCTCTGAGAGTCTCTCCGTATGTGAATGGGGAGAtccagaaggctgag ATCAGGTCGCAGCCAGTTCCCCGCTCGGTACTGGTGCTCAACATTCCTGATATCTTGGATGGCCCGGAGCTGCACGACGTCCTGGAGATCCACTTCCAGAAGCCCACCCGCGGGGGCGGGGAGGTAGAGGCCCTGACAGTCGTACCCCAGGGACAGCAGGGCCTAGCAGTCTTCACCTCTGAGTCAGGCTAG